In Ignavibacteriota bacterium, one genomic interval encodes:
- a CDS encoding DMT family transporter — MSDIPFLGEIAGLLTAVCWSGSSLVFSTATRRLGTVLVNIARLVFALIFLAILIPAFGIPLQVSSTQILYFAISGVIGLALGDSFLFRAYVHIGPRLSMLVMSIAPAVSAVCAWFILGEYLSLLGIAGIIITVVGVALVVYEPGSQGRLPGSDLAVGILSAGVAAVSQGVGLTFAKLAFMEGSVDGFVAAAIRIASSLVVLLPIVLLFRRLPDPVKAFTNDVKGFWLTALGSVLGPFIGITLSLLAVQHTKVGIAATLIATVPIIMLPMVHFIYREHLTARSIVGACIAVAGVAVLFLH, encoded by the coding sequence GTGAGTGATATCCCTTTCCTCGGAGAGATCGCCGGACTCCTGACCGCCGTGTGCTGGTCAGGAAGTTCGCTCGTCTTTTCGACGGCGACACGGCGGCTGGGTACCGTGCTCGTCAATATCGCACGCCTCGTCTTCGCGCTCATCTTTCTCGCGATCCTCATTCCCGCCTTCGGCATCCCGTTGCAGGTCTCATCCACGCAGATCCTGTATTTTGCGATCAGCGGGGTCATCGGGCTGGCGCTCGGGGATTCGTTCCTGTTCAGGGCCTACGTGCATATCGGCCCGCGTCTGAGCATGCTGGTGATGTCCATCGCTCCCGCGGTCTCGGCGGTCTGCGCCTGGTTCATCCTCGGAGAATACCTCTCGCTCCTCGGGATCGCCGGCATCATCATCACGGTCGTCGGCGTTGCTCTTGTGGTGTACGAGCCCGGTTCACAGGGCAGGTTGCCGGGAAGCGACCTGGCCGTGGGGATCCTGTCTGCTGGCGTCGCGGCCGTGAGTCAGGGCGTAGGGCTGACCTTCGCCAAGCTGGCCTTCATGGAGGGATCGGTCGATGGCTTTGTGGCCGCGGCGATCAGGATCGCATCGTCCCTTGTTGTCCTGCTCCCGATCGTGCTGCTGTTCCGCCGGTTGCCGGATCCGGTGAAAGCATTCACGAATGACGTGAAGGGATTCTGGCTGACCGCACTCGGGTCCGTCCTGGGACCGTTCATCGGGATCACGCTGAGCCTGCTGGCGGTGCAACACACAAAGGTCGGCATCGCCGCAACGCTGATCGCGACGGTCCCGATCATCATGTTGCCCATGGTGCACTTCATCTACCGTGAACATCTGACGGCGCGCTCGATCGTCGGCGCCTGTATCGCCGTGGCAGGTGTCGCGGTGCTCTTTCTCCATTGA
- a CDS encoding threonine synthase, whose product MRSPVALICRDTGEAYDAAEPRWRSASGGLLDIDFTPTLDVHEVAERPPSLWRYKEAFPLDEAVSPVSLGESVTPLVRISLGGIPVLVKQDHLFPTGSFKDRGAALMVSRLHHLGVGHVVEDSSGNAGCAVAAYCARAGIGCDIFVPRATSAAKLTQLEYYGARIHRVDGTREDVAQAAKEAAASSYYASHVWDPFFVHGTKTFAYEIAEQLGWRSPDAVVVPVGNGTLLLGAFLGFTELKAMGIIDRLPQVIGVQASACAPLESTWRAGGGSLSGCEGLPSLADGIAVMRPARWHSIIEAVRSTGGGILRVSESAIRSALLELGRMGFFVEPTAAVAMAGVRKLLFQRGDVETIVSVLTGTGLKSGHALDEVLHS is encoded by the coding sequence ATGCGGTCCCCAGTTGCACTGATCTGTCGCGATACCGGAGAGGCCTATGATGCGGCGGAGCCGCGGTGGAGATCGGCCAGCGGTGGCCTGCTGGATATCGATTTCACGCCCACGCTCGATGTGCATGAAGTTGCCGAGCGCCCCCCTTCGCTCTGGCGTTACAAGGAAGCGTTCCCTCTGGATGAGGCAGTGTCCCCGGTAAGCCTTGGCGAGAGCGTGACGCCACTCGTCCGGATCTCCCTCGGGGGGATCCCCGTCCTTGTGAAGCAGGACCATCTTTTCCCCACCGGATCGTTCAAGGACCGCGGTGCGGCGCTGATGGTGAGCCGGTTGCATCATCTGGGGGTCGGCCATGTTGTGGAAGATTCGTCCGGCAATGCGGGGTGCGCCGTGGCCGCCTATTGTGCTCGTGCGGGGATCGGCTGCGACATCTTCGTTCCCCGGGCGACATCAGCCGCCAAGCTCACCCAACTTGAATACTACGGGGCCCGCATCCATAGGGTCGACGGCACACGCGAGGATGTTGCGCAGGCAGCGAAGGAAGCAGCGGCGTCGTCGTACTACGCCAGCCACGTGTGGGACCCCTTCTTCGTTCACGGCACGAAGACCTTCGCGTACGAAATTGCCGAGCAGCTCGGGTGGCGGTCGCCCGATGCCGTCGTCGTCCCGGTAGGGAACGGGACATTGCTGCTCGGGGCGTTTCTCGGATTCACGGAACTGAAGGCCATGGGGATCATTGACCGGTTGCCGCAGGTGATCGGGGTGCAGGCCTCGGCATGTGCGCCTCTGGAAAGCACCTGGAGAGCGGGAGGTGGGTCGCTGTCCGGCTGCGAAGGGCTGCCTTCCCTCGCCGATGGCATTGCCGTGATGAGGCCCGCCCGGTGGCACTCAATTATAGAGGCAGTGCGGTCGACGGGCGGGGGGATCTTGAGGGTGTCTGAATCCGCGATCCGATCTGCATTGCTTGAGCTGGGGAGGATGGGCTTTTTTGTGGAGCCGACGGCTGCTGTGGCCATGGCCGGAGTGCGGAAACTTCTTTTCCAGCGAGGGGACGTTGAGACCATTGTAAGTGTTTTAACAGGTACCGGACTTAAATCAGGTCATGCGTTGGACGAGGTGCTCCATTCCTGA
- a CDS encoding T9SS type A sorting domain-containing protein, with translation MIAVLRPDLDPGMPVFASDIRSGIGELARWTAELTAPKGREVLLDVMGVGTVPSDYEVYLVDQIHQRYVDLRVNGVYKFVPVSGRSMFTVLVGAHDAVQAELGSVVPRTFALEQNFPNPFNPSTTVPVSVPVAGAVTVKVYNILGEEIVTLHDGMLDQGRHWLTWDGRNDGGRQVATGVYLTRMTTPAGGSHVVKMMLMK, from the coding sequence TTGATCGCGGTTCTGCGTCCCGATCTCGACCCCGGCATGCCTGTGTTCGCGTCCGACATCCGGAGCGGCATCGGTGAGCTCGCACGGTGGACCGCCGAACTTACCGCCCCGAAGGGCAGGGAGGTCCTGCTGGACGTGATGGGTGTCGGTACCGTGCCGTCGGACTACGAGGTCTATCTTGTGGACCAGATCCATCAACGGTATGTCGATCTGCGTGTGAACGGCGTGTACAAGTTCGTGCCGGTCAGCGGGCGTTCCATGTTCACGGTGCTGGTCGGAGCGCACGATGCCGTGCAGGCGGAACTCGGGAGCGTGGTGCCGCGCACGTTTGCGCTCGAGCAGAATTTCCCCAACCCGTTCAACCCGAGCACGACGGTCCCGGTCTCGGTGCCGGTTGCAGGAGCGGTGACCGTGAAGGTCTACAACATTCTGGGTGAAGAGATCGTGACACTGCATGACGGCATGCTCGATCAGGGCCGGCACTGGCTGACGTGGGATGGCAGGAACGATGGTGGCCGGCAGGTGGCGACGGGCGTGTACTTGACCCGTATGACGACGCCGGCAGGTGGCAGCCATGTCGTAAAAATGATGTTGATGAAATAG